The following are encoded in a window of Sinorhizobium sojae CCBAU 05684 genomic DNA:
- a CDS encoding TerC family protein, giving the protein MQEILTLVQSPEAWVALVTLVVMEVVLGIDNLIFISILTNKLPGTHRVKARRIGIGLALIMRLALLGTIAWIVQLTRPVFEAFGHGFSWKDMILIAGGLFLVWKATKEIHHSVDPKDHAEDFIATSAINSFTAAIGQILLLDLVFSVDSIITAVGMTPHLPIMVAAVVIAVTVMLLAATPLANFIERNPTIVMLALAFLLMIGTTLIAEGMGFHVPKGYIYAAMAFSALVEGLNIMARNARLRKQRAENVH; this is encoded by the coding sequence ATGCAGGAAATTCTCACGCTTGTCCAAAGCCCCGAGGCTTGGGTCGCCCTAGTTACGCTCGTCGTCATGGAAGTCGTGCTCGGCATCGACAACCTGATCTTCATCTCGATTCTCACCAACAAGCTGCCGGGCACCCACCGCGTGAAGGCCCGCCGCATCGGCATCGGGCTGGCGCTGATCATGCGCCTGGCGCTGCTCGGCACCATAGCCTGGATCGTGCAACTGACCCGGCCGGTCTTCGAGGCCTTCGGGCACGGCTTCTCCTGGAAGGACATGATCCTGATCGCCGGCGGCCTGTTCCTCGTCTGGAAGGCGACGAAAGAAATTCACCACAGCGTTGATCCGAAAGATCATGCGGAGGATTTCATTGCCACCTCGGCTATCAACAGCTTCACCGCGGCGATCGGGCAGATCCTGCTGCTCGACCTCGTCTTCTCCGTCGACAGCATCATCACCGCCGTCGGAATGACGCCGCACCTGCCGATCATGGTCGCCGCGGTCGTCATCGCCGTCACGGTGATGCTGCTTGCGGCAACGCCGCTTGCCAACTTCATCGAGCGGAACCCGACCATCGTGATGCTGGCGCTCGCCTTCCTCCTGATGATCGGCACCACGCTGATCGCCGAAGGCATGGGCTTCCACGTCCCGAAGGGCTACATCTATGCGGCGATGGCATTCTCGGCGCTGGTCGAAGGGCTGAACATAATGGCCCGCAACGCCCGACTGCGGAAGCAGCGGGCCGAAAATGTACACTAA
- a CDS encoding cisplatin damage response ATP-dependent DNA ligase: protein MKAFAELLGRLVLTPQRNAKIRLLVDYFHTTPDPSRGYALAAIAGTLSLNAVKPALIRDLLLERMDEVLFHYSYDYVGDLAETVSLAWEPPADVAPADISLGEIIERLQMAGRSEVRSLVRDTLDRLDASGRFAFLKLATGGLRIGVSARLAKQALADMGGKDVGEIERLWHGLAPPYLPLFLWLSGEGEMPVLKTPAVFHSVMLATPVAEHELEGLDPADFAAEWKWDGIRVQLANIGGVRRLYSRSGDEISGAFPEILDAADFTGVIDGELLVGGTARSNRATGSFADLQQRLNRKTVSRRLLEDFPAFIRGYDILFSGEQDIRPEPFYVRREALSSLIDSASPQHFDLSPLVPFSSWEELDRLRSSPPDPVIEGVMLKRFDSPYLAGRVKGPWFKWKREPFNIDAVLMYAQRGHGKRSSYYSDFTFGVWTEGEDGAALVPVGKAYFGFTDAELEILDRFVRDNTVERFGPVRAVRAEPDAGFVVEVAFEGINRSTRHKSGVAMRFPRIARLRPDKLPRDADRLATLQAMIGARA from the coding sequence ATGAAGGCCTTCGCTGAACTCCTCGGCCGCCTCGTGCTCACGCCGCAGCGAAACGCCAAGATCCGGCTACTCGTCGATTATTTCCACACCACCCCGGACCCGAGCCGCGGCTATGCGCTGGCGGCGATCGCCGGCACGCTTTCGCTCAATGCCGTGAAGCCGGCCCTGATTCGCGACCTCCTGCTCGAGCGCATGGACGAGGTCCTGTTCCACTATTCCTATGACTACGTGGGCGATCTCGCCGAGACCGTTTCGCTTGCCTGGGAGCCGCCGGCCGATGTCGCGCCGGCGGACATTTCCCTCGGAGAGATCATCGAGCGCCTCCAGATGGCGGGACGCTCCGAGGTGCGCTCGCTCGTGCGCGATACGCTGGACCGACTCGATGCGTCCGGCCGTTTCGCCTTCCTGAAGCTTGCCACCGGCGGGTTGCGGATCGGCGTCTCGGCGCGGCTCGCCAAACAGGCGCTGGCGGACATGGGTGGCAAGGATGTCGGCGAGATAGAGAGGCTCTGGCACGGCCTGGCACCGCCCTATTTGCCCCTCTTCCTCTGGCTCAGCGGAGAGGGTGAGATGCCTGTGCTCAAGACCCCCGCCGTCTTCCACTCGGTGATGCTCGCGACGCCAGTCGCCGAGCACGAACTCGAGGGGCTCGATCCCGCCGATTTCGCCGCCGAATGGAAATGGGATGGCATCCGCGTGCAGCTTGCCAATATCGGCGGCGTGCGGCGCCTCTATTCGCGCAGCGGCGACGAGATCTCCGGCGCCTTTCCCGAAATCCTCGATGCCGCCGACTTCACCGGCGTCATCGACGGCGAATTGCTGGTCGGCGGGACCGCGCGCAGCAACCGCGCTACGGGCAGCTTCGCCGACTTGCAGCAGCGCCTGAACCGCAAGACGGTCAGCCGCAGGCTGCTTGAAGACTTTCCGGCCTTCATCCGCGGCTACGACATCCTGTTTTCCGGCGAGCAGGACATCCGCCCGGAGCCCTTTTACGTCCGCCGCGAGGCTCTGTCCTCTTTGATCGACTCCGCCTCGCCGCAACATTTCGACCTCTCTCCGCTGGTCCCGTTTTCCAGTTGGGAGGAACTGGACCGCCTGCGCTCGAGCCCGCCGGATCCGGTGATCGAAGGGGTCATGCTGAAGCGGTTCGATTCGCCCTATCTGGCTGGCCGCGTCAAAGGGCCGTGGTTCAAGTGGAAGCGCGAACCGTTCAACATCGACGCGGTGTTGATGTATGCGCAACGCGGCCACGGCAAGCGATCCAGCTACTATTCCGATTTCACTTTCGGTGTCTGGACGGAAGGGGAAGACGGAGCGGCGCTCGTCCCGGTCGGCAAGGCCTATTTCGGCTTCACTGACGCCGAACTCGAGATCCTCGATCGGTTCGTGCGCGACAACACGGTCGAGCGCTTCGGCCCGGTGCGCGCCGTGCGGGCGGAACCCGATGCCGGGTTCGTCGTCGAAGTCGCCTTCGAAGGCATAAACCGTTCCACGCGCCACAAGTCGGGCGTCGCAATGCGCTTTCCGCGCATCGCCCGCCTGCGGCCCGACAAGCTGCCACGCGACGCCGACCGGCTGGCAACCCTGCAGGCGATGATCGGTGCGAGGGCATGA
- the gltX gene encoding glutamate--tRNA ligase: MADSAVRVRIAPSPTGEPHVGTAYIALFNYLFAKKHGGEFILRIEDTDATRSTPEFEKKVLDALKWCGLKWSEGPDIGGPYGPYRQSDRKDIYKPYVEKIVANGHGFRCFCTPERLEEMREAQRAAGKPPKYDGLCLSLSAEEVTKRVEAGEPHVVRMKIPTEGSCRFHDGVYGEVEIPWDAVDMQVLLKADGMPTYHMANVVDDHLMKITHVARGEEWLASVPKHILIYEYLGLEPPKFMHLSLMRNADKSKLSKRKNPTSISYYTALGYLPEALMNFLGLFFIQIAEGEELLTMEELAEKFDPENLSKAGAIFDIQKLDWLNARWIREELTEEEFAARVFAWASENDRLKEGLKLSQSRIAKLGELPDLAAFLFKSDLGLQSAAFAGVKASPEDMLEILNTVQPHLEKILEWNKESIEAELRTVADATGKKLKAIVAPLFVAVSGSQRSLPLFDSMELLGRAVVRQRLKLASQVVASMVGSGK; the protein is encoded by the coding sequence ATGGCAGATTCAGCAGTCCGAGTGCGCATCGCGCCCTCCCCCACCGGCGAACCGCATGTCGGTACCGCCTATATTGCGCTGTTCAACTATCTCTTCGCGAAGAAGCATGGCGGCGAGTTCATCCTGCGCATCGAGGATACCGATGCGACACGCTCGACGCCGGAGTTCGAGAAGAAGGTGCTCGATGCTCTGAAATGGTGCGGCCTGAAGTGGTCGGAAGGTCCCGATATCGGCGGCCCCTACGGTCCCTATCGCCAGAGCGACCGCAAGGACATCTACAAGCCCTATGTCGAAAAGATCGTCGCAAACGGCCACGGCTTCCGCTGTTTCTGCACGCCCGAGCGGCTGGAAGAGATGCGCGAGGCACAGCGTGCCGCTGGCAAGCCGCCGAAGTATGACGGCCTGTGCTTGAGCCTCTCGGCCGAGGAAGTGACGAAGCGCGTTGAAGCCGGCGAGCCGCATGTCGTGCGCATGAAGATCCCGACGGAAGGCTCCTGCAGGTTCCATGACGGCGTCTATGGCGAGGTCGAGATCCCGTGGGATGCCGTGGACATGCAGGTGTTGCTCAAGGCGGACGGCATGCCGACCTACCACATGGCGAATGTCGTCGACGACCACCTGATGAAAATCACCCACGTCGCGCGCGGCGAGGAATGGCTCGCCTCCGTGCCGAAGCATATCCTGATCTATGAGTATCTCGGGCTTGAGCCGCCGAAATTCATGCATCTGTCGCTGATGCGCAATGCCGACAAGTCCAAGCTGTCGAAGCGCAAGAACCCGACCTCGATCTCCTATTACACGGCGCTCGGCTACCTGCCGGAAGCGCTAATGAACTTCCTTGGTCTTTTCTTCATCCAGATCGCCGAAGGCGAGGAACTCCTGACGATGGAGGAGCTCGCCGAGAAATTCGACCCGGAAAATCTTTCGAAAGCCGGCGCGATCTTCGACATCCAGAAGCTCGACTGGCTAAACGCCCGCTGGATCCGCGAGGAGCTTACCGAGGAAGAATTCGCCGCCCGCGTCTTCGCCTGGGCTTCGGAGAACGATCGCCTCAAGGAGGGCCTCAAGCTCTCGCAATCGCGTATTGCGAAGCTCGGCGAACTGCCGGACCTCGCTGCCTTCCTGTTCAAATCGGATCTCGGCCTGCAGTCCGCCGCCTTTGCCGGGGTGAAGGCTTCGCCCGAGGATATGCTGGAAATCTTGAACACGGTACAGCCGCATCTCGAAAAGATCCTCGAATGGAACAAGGAGTCGATCGAGGCGGAACTGCGCACCGTCGCCGATGCGACCGGCAAAAAGCTGAAGGCGATCGTCGCACCGCTCTTCGTGGCCGTCTCGGGCTCGCAGCGTTCGCTGCCGCTCTTCGATTCCATGGAGCTCCTCGGCCGTGCGGTCGTGCGCCAGCGTCTGAAGCTGGCGTCCCAGGTCGTCGCTTCGATGGTCGGCAGCGGAAAGTAA
- the lysS gene encoding lysine--tRNA ligase, with the protein MNQTTENAGLSSDATEVRAQKLELLREQIGDVYPAHFHRTITNAELAEKYAGLELDTESGDTVTVAGRVFSSRNSGMFIDIHDASGKIQIFSHKDTTPEEARALLPMIDLGDIIGVTGEVRRTKRGELTVNAKEITMLCKSLLPMPEKYHGLADIETRYRKRYLDIMVNEESKLRFQQRSRIVSSLRRCLEDEGFMEVETPMLQPIYGGATAEPFKTHHNTLKLDMYLRIAPELYLKRVLVSGLTDKVFEINRNFRNEGVSTRHNPEFTMMECYWAYADYEDMMGLVERMFETLALAVHGKTEFEFGDKQLSFEGPFPRVSMPAAVKEATGIDFLAIKTDEEAREAARKAGFEIEKDATWGEVLAFIFEEKVEATLIQPAHVIHFPKDISPFAKEVPGEPRLVERFETYCNGWEIGNAFSELNDPIEQRARMVEQMEQAHARGETEKTLDEDFLDAMDQGMPPAGGLGIGVDRLIMLLTNSPSIRDIILFPARRHKAD; encoded by the coding sequence ATGAATCAGACGACTGAAAACGCCGGCCTTTCCTCCGACGCGACCGAGGTGCGCGCACAGAAGCTGGAACTCCTGCGCGAGCAGATCGGCGACGTCTACCCGGCACATTTCCATCGCACCATCACCAATGCGGAACTCGCCGAGAAATATGCCGGACTCGAACTGGATACGGAAAGCGGCGACACGGTAACGGTCGCGGGGCGCGTCTTTTCCTCGCGCAATTCCGGCATGTTCATCGACATTCACGACGCATCCGGCAAGATCCAGATCTTCTCGCATAAGGATACGACGCCCGAAGAGGCGCGGGCACTGCTCCCGATGATCGACCTCGGCGACATCATCGGCGTCACCGGCGAGGTGCGGCGCACAAAGCGCGGCGAGTTGACGGTGAACGCCAAAGAAATCACCATGCTCTGCAAGTCGCTCTTGCCGATGCCGGAGAAGTATCACGGGCTCGCCGACATCGAGACCCGCTACCGCAAGCGCTATCTCGACATCATGGTCAACGAGGAATCCAAGCTGCGCTTTCAGCAGCGAAGCCGCATCGTGTCGAGCCTGCGCCGCTGCCTCGAAGACGAGGGCTTCATGGAAGTGGAAACGCCGATGCTGCAGCCGATCTATGGCGGGGCGACGGCAGAGCCCTTCAAGACCCATCACAACACGCTCAAGCTCGACATGTATCTGCGCATCGCGCCCGAGCTTTATCTCAAGCGCGTGCTGGTTTCCGGCCTGACCGACAAGGTGTTCGAGATCAACCGCAACTTCCGCAACGAAGGCGTCTCCACCCGGCACAATCCGGAATTCACAATGATGGAGTGCTATTGGGCCTATGCGGACTACGAGGACATGATGGGCCTCGTCGAACGCATGTTCGAGACGCTGGCGCTGGCGGTGCACGGCAAGACCGAGTTCGAATTTGGCGACAAGCAGCTTTCTTTCGAGGGACCGTTCCCGCGCGTCTCCATGCCGGCGGCCGTCAAGGAAGCAACCGGCATCGATTTCCTTGCCATCAAGACTGATGAGGAAGCCCGCGAGGCCGCAAGGAAGGCCGGTTTCGAGATCGAGAAGGATGCGACCTGGGGCGAAGTTCTCGCTTTCATCTTCGAGGAGAAGGTTGAGGCGACGCTCATTCAGCCCGCCCACGTCATCCACTTCCCGAAGGACATCTCGCCCTTCGCCAAGGAAGTGCCGGGCGAGCCGCGGCTCGTGGAACGCTTTGAGACCTATTGTAACGGTTGGGAGATCGGCAACGCCTTCTCCGAGCTCAACGATCCGATCGAGCAACGCGCCCGCATGGTCGAGCAGATGGAACAGGCCCACGCCCGCGGCGAGACGGAAAAGACGCTGGATGAAGACTTCCTCGACGCGATGGACCAGGGGATGCCGCCTGCCGGCGGATTGGGCATCGGCGTCGACCGGCTGATCATGCTGCTCACCAATTCGCCGTCGATCCGCGACATCATTCTCTTCCCGGCTCGCCGCCACAAGGCTGATTGA
- a CDS encoding TetR/AcrR family transcriptional regulator, with amino-acid sequence MMSSKSERQERHLQEQEQQRAGGGRRPAGADPVKREQILEGAKRVFMRSNFDAASMNDITREAGVSKGTLYVYFENKEDLFEALIARERSRIVSSIKQLLNDHDPIEVALHDFGVTLVTSITSDYTIRAMRTVLGVIDRMPRLAQRFFTATPENGYTVLKAYLDRQVATGTLSIDDTELAAKQFIELSMAGLFKGRLFGMCDAVSAEQLEKNVSSAIRVFLAAYGREAP; translated from the coding sequence ATGATGTCGTCGAAAAGCGAACGGCAGGAGAGACACCTGCAGGAGCAGGAACAGCAGCGCGCAGGCGGCGGCCGGCGTCCCGCCGGCGCGGATCCGGTGAAGCGCGAACAGATTCTCGAGGGTGCCAAACGCGTATTCATGCGCAGCAATTTCGATGCCGCCAGCATGAACGACATTACCCGCGAGGCCGGCGTCTCAAAAGGCACCCTCTACGTCTATTTCGAGAACAAGGAAGACCTGTTCGAGGCGCTGATCGCGCGCGAGCGCAGCCGCATCGTCAGCAGCATCAAGCAATTGCTGAACGACCATGACCCTATTGAGGTGGCGCTTCACGATTTCGGCGTGACCCTCGTGACCAGCATCACCTCCGACTACACGATCCGGGCGATGCGCACCGTACTCGGTGTCATCGACCGCATGCCGCGGCTGGCACAACGCTTCTTCACTGCCACGCCGGAAAACGGCTACACGGTGCTGAAGGCCTATCTCGACCGGCAGGTGGCCACGGGCACACTGTCGATCGACGATACGGAACTGGCGGCCAAACAGTTCATCGAGCTTTCGATGGCCGGGCTTTTCAAGGGGCGGCTCTTCGGCATGTGCGATGCGGTGTCGGCCGAGCAGCTCGAAAAGAACGTCTCGTCGGCCATCCGCGTATTTCTGGCCGCCTATGGCCGGGAAGCGCCCTGA
- a CDS encoding ligase-associated DNA damage response exonuclease, which translates to MKPEILLYPALKGLYCEKGNFYIDPVQPVERALITHGHSDHARAGHGHVLATRETLDIMRLRYGDGFCGASDTARLGETIAIDGVRICFHPAGHVLGSAQISVETNGTRIVVSGDYKRRPDPTCLSFEPVPCDVFITEATFGLPVFHHPDDRVEVARLLQSLRQFPERAHLVGAYALGKAQRVIALLRQQGYDAPIHIHGALAKLCEYYQREGIELGEIRHATVEGGNRQDLAGAIIVGPPSAFSDRWARRFADPLAAFASGWMLIRQRAKQRGVELPLVISDHCDWAELTQTIRDIAPGEVWVTHGREEALVRWCELEGIPARPLHLVGYDDEGE; encoded by the coding sequence ATGAAGCCGGAGATTTTACTCTATCCCGCCCTGAAGGGGCTCTATTGCGAAAAGGGGAACTTCTACATCGACCCGGTGCAGCCGGTCGAAAGAGCGCTGATCACCCACGGGCATTCCGATCACGCCCGTGCCGGCCATGGCCATGTGCTTGCGACACGCGAGACGCTCGACATCATGCGGTTGCGTTATGGCGACGGCTTTTGCGGCGCGAGCGATACAGCGCGTCTCGGAGAAACGATCGCGATCGACGGCGTTCGCATATGCTTCCATCCGGCCGGCCACGTGCTCGGATCGGCGCAGATCTCGGTCGAAACGAATGGAACGCGGATTGTCGTCTCCGGCGATTACAAGCGCCGCCCGGACCCCACCTGTCTGAGCTTCGAGCCCGTCCCCTGCGATGTCTTCATCACCGAGGCGACCTTCGGCCTGCCGGTGTTCCACCATCCGGACGACAGGGTGGAAGTTGCCCGTCTGCTTCAATCGCTGAGGCAATTCCCCGAGCGAGCCCATCTGGTCGGCGCCTATGCGCTCGGCAAGGCGCAGCGCGTCATCGCCCTCCTTCGTCAGCAGGGCTATGACGCGCCGATCCACATCCATGGCGCGCTTGCGAAGCTCTGCGAGTACTACCAGCGCGAAGGTATCGAACTCGGCGAAATCCGCCACGCAACGGTCGAGGGCGGGAACCGACAGGACCTCGCCGGCGCGATCATCGTCGGCCCTCCCTCGGCCTTCTCCGACCGCTGGGCGCGGCGCTTCGCCGACCCGCTTGCCGCCTTTGCTTCCGGCTGGATGCTCATTCGCCAACGGGCGAAGCAGCGCGGCGTCGAACTGCCCCTCGTTATCTCCGATCATTGCGACTGGGCGGAACTGACACAGACCATACGGGACATCGCACCAGGTGAGGTCTGGGTGACGCACGGCCGCGAAGAGGCCCTCGTGCGCTGGTGCGAGTTGGAGGGCATCCCGGCACGCCCGCTGCACCTCGTCGGTTACGACGATGAAGGGGAGTGA
- a CDS encoding nucleoside hydrolase codes for MHKVIFDTDPGVDDAMALLFLHRHPDIDLVGITSVFGNASIETTTRNALFLKQAWGIAAPVARGLGETFDPSRPHIDWPTGIHGHDGLGNIDVPDEIDLPLDPRPAHQLIIDTVRASPGEVTLVAVGRMSNLARAVRNDPDIALLVKGVVIMGGAFDVPGNITPAAEANIHGDPEAADVVMTAPWPVTVIGLDVTSQTVMTRAMLADIAERGGTAARLLADISRFYISFYEQHVDDGMVVHDSCACAYVVAPELFRTRSGAIRVLCGGIADGQTIQKPDGRLFPPNAWDGLPSQRVCIGIDAGAVLKLIGDTLAKVD; via the coding sequence ATGCACAAGGTCATCTTCGATACGGATCCGGGCGTCGACGACGCGATGGCCCTTCTCTTCCTGCACCGGCACCCAGACATCGATCTCGTCGGTATCACCTCCGTGTTTGGCAACGCCTCGATCGAGACAACGACGCGCAACGCACTTTTTCTAAAACAGGCCTGGGGCATTGCCGCGCCGGTCGCCAGGGGACTCGGCGAGACCTTCGATCCGAGCCGGCCGCATATCGATTGGCCGACGGGCATCCACGGCCATGACGGGCTCGGCAATATCGACGTGCCGGACGAGATCGACCTGCCGCTCGATCCCCGCCCGGCCCACCAACTCATCATCGACACGGTGCGTGCCAGTCCGGGCGAAGTGACGCTCGTCGCGGTCGGCCGCATGAGCAATCTGGCGCGGGCGGTGCGTAACGATCCGGACATCGCGCTCCTGGTCAAGGGCGTCGTCATCATGGGCGGAGCTTTCGACGTGCCCGGCAATATCACGCCGGCGGCCGAAGCCAATATCCACGGCGACCCGGAGGCCGCGGACGTGGTAATGACGGCGCCCTGGCCGGTGACCGTGATCGGGCTCGACGTGACCTCGCAGACGGTGATGACGCGCGCCATGCTCGCGGACATCGCCGAGCGCGGCGGCACGGCTGCGCGGCTGCTTGCCGACATCTCACGCTTCTATATCAGCTTCTACGAGCAGCATGTCGACGACGGCATGGTCGTGCACGACAGCTGCGCCTGCGCCTATGTCGTCGCACCGGAACTCTTCCGAACCCGTAGCGGTGCCATCCGCGTCCTTTGCGGCGGCATCGCCGACGGGCAGACGATCCAGAAGCCCGATGGACGTCTCTTCCCGCCGAATGCCTGGGACGGACTGCCGAGCCAGCGGGTCTGCATCGGCATCGATGCCGGGGCCGTCCTGAAACTTATCGGCGACACGCTGGCAAAGGTCGATTGA
- a CDS encoding bifunctional diguanylate cyclase/phosphodiesterase, producing MPENNILNLGKSRLSRFLTPNYLPAVIATIVVMVAGIFADHQNRIISEARMRSLVANELAPIHSNLENSINGNIQLVRGLVGTIATEPEMQQQRFAELAQSIFTERSQLRNLAAAPDLVVSMVYPVEGNEKAIGLDYRSNEKQRASALRVMETRKLVLAGPVELVQGGQGLIGRFPVITGKAKRFWGLVSAVIDVDQLYRDSGLVSLDLDIDIAIAGRDGLGRHGSVFFGDSTIFRNAPVEIDVALPGGSWRIAAIPKGGWPATPQNAWTVRLLILLGGLMIVVPMIMTGRLTTERQENIRALKRSKDQLQELSHRLKIALDASKIGIWEVDIDSGKLLWDSRMKELYGVRTHVGTTTAVWEERLHPGDRVRAEAEFADAVATGGAYNSEFRIILPGGRIRHIRAIGSTYLAESGTRKIVGVNWDVTADIETRARLSEAKRLAEAHSAELEAARHRMEFNALHDPLTGLPNRRFLDQILANRSRQFDAEARLSIFHIDLDRFKQINDTLGHAAGDEILRHAAALLRENAREGDFVARIGGDEFVIIRASGSPDEDGALASRIIEAMSTPVRYKDQECRIGVSIGIAGQTAAADELSQVLVNADIALYEAKRRGRNRHETFTGALKTEVFRTKQTADEILRALEQNEFIAHFQPQFCPKSLEVIGVEALARWDHPTKGLIGPHAFLKTAEDINVVAAIDQAILEQALFQICRWEANGVRIPKVSVNLSYSRLRDERLIERLEQMHIPEGRFSFELLESISFDENDLTVLSNIRRIKELGIDIEIDDFGTGYASIVSLLKLTPRRLKIDRQLVLPIRESAQQRRLVESIIDIGTSLGIEVIAEGVETLEHAAILKELGCHGLQGYAFARPMGANDLAAFIFERRWRAAERKLGT from the coding sequence GTGCCAGAAAACAACATCCTCAACCTCGGAAAGTCCCGGCTTTCGCGATTTCTGACCCCCAACTACCTTCCGGCGGTCATCGCCACCATTGTCGTGATGGTGGCCGGGATCTTCGCCGACCATCAGAACCGGATCATTTCGGAAGCGCGCATGCGCTCGCTCGTCGCCAACGAGCTCGCGCCGATCCACTCGAACCTAGAGAACAGCATTAACGGCAATATCCAGCTCGTCCGCGGTCTGGTCGGCACCATAGCCACCGAACCGGAGATGCAGCAGCAGCGTTTTGCCGAGCTCGCGCAAAGCATCTTCACCGAGCGCTCGCAGTTGCGCAACCTTGCGGCTGCCCCGGATCTGGTCGTGTCGATGGTCTATCCCGTCGAAGGCAACGAAAAGGCCATCGGCCTCGATTATCGCAGCAATGAAAAGCAACGTGCGAGCGCGTTGCGGGTGATGGAGACGAGAAAGCTCGTGCTCGCCGGCCCAGTCGAACTCGTGCAGGGCGGTCAGGGGTTGATCGGCCGTTTTCCGGTGATTACCGGCAAGGCAAAGCGCTTCTGGGGCCTGGTCTCGGCCGTCATCGATGTCGATCAGCTCTATCGCGACAGTGGCCTGGTTTCGCTTGATCTCGACATCGATATAGCCATTGCCGGCCGCGACGGTCTGGGGCGCCATGGTTCCGTCTTCTTCGGGGACTCCACGATCTTCCGGAATGCGCCGGTCGAAATAGACGTTGCCCTGCCGGGCGGCTCCTGGCGCATCGCGGCGATACCGAAGGGCGGATGGCCCGCGACGCCGCAAAATGCCTGGACGGTTCGCCTGCTGATCCTGCTCGGCGGGTTGATGATCGTCGTCCCGATGATCATGACCGGCCGCTTGACGACAGAGCGTCAGGAGAACATTCGAGCGCTGAAGCGGAGCAAGGATCAGCTCCAGGAACTTTCCCACCGCTTGAAGATCGCGCTTGACGCGTCGAAGATCGGCATTTGGGAAGTGGACATCGACAGCGGCAAGCTGCTCTGGGACAGCCGGATGAAAGAGCTCTACGGCGTCCGAACGCATGTCGGCACGACAACCGCTGTCTGGGAAGAGAGATTGCATCCGGGCGATCGCGTGCGCGCCGAAGCGGAATTCGCCGATGCAGTCGCAACGGGTGGAGCCTATAACTCCGAATTCCGCATCATTCTCCCCGGCGGCCGGATCCGCCATATCCGCGCCATCGGCTCCACCTACCTCGCCGAGAGCGGCACACGCAAGATCGTCGGCGTCAACTGGGACGTGACGGCCGACATCGAAACGCGGGCGAGGCTTTCGGAAGCCAAGCGTCTTGCGGAGGCGCACAGCGCCGAGTTGGAGGCCGCGCGCCACCGCATGGAATTCAATGCGCTTCACGACCCGCTCACCGGATTGCCCAACCGCCGCTTCCTCGACCAGATCCTGGCGAACCGCAGCAGACAATTCGATGCCGAGGCAAGGCTTAGCATTTTTCACATCGATCTCGACCGCTTCAAGCAGATCAACGACACGCTCGGCCACGCCGCCGGCGACGAGATCCTCAGGCATGCCGCCGCGCTTCTGCGGGAGAATGCGCGCGAGGGCGACTTCGTCGCGCGCATCGGCGGGGACGAATTCGTCATCATTCGCGCGAGCGGAAGCCCTGACGAGGATGGGGCACTGGCATCCCGCATCATCGAGGCGATGAGTACACCGGTCCGCTACAAGGATCAGGAATGCCGCATCGGCGTCAGCATCGGCATTGCCGGCCAGACAGCCGCCGCTGACGAACTCTCCCAGGTTCTCGTCAACGCCGATATCGCGCTTTACGAGGCCAAGCGCCGCGGCCGCAATCGCCACGAAACCTTCACGGGCGCGCTCAAGACCGAGGTTTTCAGGACCAAGCAGACCGCCGATGAAATCCTTCGCGCTCTTGAGCAGAACGAATTCATCGCGCATTTCCAGCCGCAATTCTGTCCGAAGTCGCTGGAGGTAATCGGCGTGGAGGCACTGGCGCGCTGGGATCATCCGACCAAAGGGCTCATCGGCCCGCACGCCTTCTTGAAGACGGCCGAGGACATCAACGTGGTCGCGGCGATCGATCAGGCGATCCTGGAGCAGGCGCTTTTCCAGATCTGCCGGTGGGAGGCGAACGGTGTCCGCATACCGAAGGTCTCCGTCAACCTCTCCTATTCACGGCTGCGCGACGAGCGGCTGATCGAGCGGCTGGAGCAGATGCACATACCCGAAGGGCGGTTTTCGTTCGAACTGCTGGAGTCGATCTCCTTCGATGAGAACGACCTGACGGTGCTGTCGAATATCCGGCGCATAAAGGAGCTCGGCATTGACATCGAAATCGACGATTTCGGCACTGGCTATGCTTCGATCGTCAGCCTCCTGAAGCTGACGCCACGCCGGCTGAAGATCGACCGGCAACTGGTGCTGCCGATCCGCGAATCGGCTCAGCAGCGGCGTCTGGTGGAATCGATCATCGACATCGGCACGTCGCTCGGCATCGAAGTGATCGCCGAGGGCGTGGAAACGCTGGAGCATGCCGCCATTCTCAAGGAACTCGGCTGCCATGGCCTCCAGGGCTATGCCTTCGCACGACCCATGGGTGCCAACGATCTCGCTGCCTTCATCTTCGAGCGGCGATGGCGCGCCGCTGAGCGTAAGCTCGGGACTTGA